DNA sequence from the bacterium BMS3Abin11 genome:
AAAAAATTAAACACAGAGGACACAAAGGTACAGAGAGGAAAGGTTTTTATGCTTTGAAAAAATAACGTCATTGTGAGCACAGCGTGGCAATCTCATAATTCAGGATCAATTGTATAGAGATTGCTTCGTCACTATGTTCCTCGCAATGACGGATTATTAAAAACTCTTTGTGACCTTCGTGTCCTTGTGGTGAAAAATATTTTGATTTGAATGAGATGAAAAAGAAGAAACAAAATCAGCCGCACAACTTTGTAGCGGCATTCCGTCAGTCGGCGCCGTATATTCATGCGCACCGGGGGAAGACCTTTGTGCTGGCTTTTAGTGGTAATGCAGTAGAGGATGAGCACTTTCCTTTGCTTATTCAGGATTTGGCGTTGCTCAACAGCCTGGGTGTACGTCTGGTTATTGTGCCTGGTGCTCGTCCGCAGATTGAACAATGCCTGAAGCAACGTAAGGCCAAAAGTAAGTATGTAAACGGCTTGCGGGTAACGGATGCGATTGCTATGGAGTGTACGCGGGATGCAGTGGGCAGTATTCGTGTGCAGATCGAGGCACTATTTTCAGCCGGTATAGCGAATTCACCGATGGCCGGTGCCGGTATTCATGTGGTATCGGGTAATTTTATTTCTGCGCGCCCTTATGGTATTCATGATGGTGTTGATTTTGGCTATACCGGTAAGGTCAGGAAGCTGGATAATGAGGCTATATTGCGGAATCTTGATGCCCGTTCTATCGTCATGCTGTCACCTCTGGCCTATTCTGTTACCGGCGAGGTGTTTAATGTCAATTCTGAACAGGTCGCCACCTATGCCGCTTCAGCCATAAATGCCGATAAATTGATTTTCCTGCTTGACGGTAAGGGCCTGCGTGATTCACGGCGGAAAATTATTC
Encoded proteins:
- the argA gene encoding amino-acid acetyltransferase, producing the protein MKKKKQNQPHNFVAAFRQSAPYIHAHRGKTFVLAFSGNAVEDEHFPLLIQDLALLNSLGVRLVIVPGARPQIEQCLKQRKAKSKYVNGLRVTDAIAMECTRDAVGSIRVQIEALFSAGIANSPMAGAGIHVVSGNFISARPYGIHDGVDFGYTGKVRKLDNEAILRNLDARSIVMLSPLAYSVTGEVFNVNSEQVATYAASAINADKLIFLLDGKGLRDSRRKIIRQLTGQQAEKLLSSRRKLDIEAEVHLRSAIEASQQGVERIHLITEWSKGALLQELYTRDGAGTLVTASEYEVTRQACIEDIGGIIELIQPLEQQGLLARRSREQLEMSIGQFYVMERDGLITACAAVIPYPENGMAELACLAVHTDYRKAGRGDAMLKFAENQAEASAMKGLFVLTTQASHWFRERGFETLKLVDLPVKRRSLYNYQRKSRVYYRSLET